In Longimicrobium terrae, the following proteins share a genomic window:
- the pdeM gene encoding ligase-associated DNA damage response endonuclease PdeM yields MTGDLEIELCGERLVLLPERAAFRPRDGTLLVADAHFGKAASFRAFGVPVPGGTTMETLARLSAALDRTGAERIVFLGDFFHARAGRTASTLDALAAWRAERSGLPILLVRGNHDRHAGDPPQELGIECANGPVVEAPYGYAHHPEPADACYVLAGHIHPSVTLRGIGRQKQRLACFHFGPRVGILPAFGEFTGTADVPVSAGDRVYVVAGEHVLLIE; encoded by the coding sequence ATGACGGGCGATCTGGAAATTGAACTGTGCGGAGAGCGGCTGGTGCTGCTCCCCGAGCGCGCCGCGTTCCGCCCGCGCGACGGCACGCTGCTGGTGGCCGACGCGCACTTTGGAAAAGCGGCGTCGTTCCGTGCGTTCGGCGTTCCCGTGCCGGGCGGCACCACGATGGAAACGCTCGCGCGGCTTTCCGCGGCGCTGGACCGCACGGGCGCGGAGCGGATCGTGTTTCTGGGCGACTTCTTTCACGCGCGGGCCGGGCGCACGGCGAGCACGCTGGACGCGCTGGCGGCGTGGCGCGCGGAGCGCAGCGGGCTTCCCATTCTGCTGGTTCGCGGCAACCACGACCGGCACGCGGGCGATCCCCCGCAGGAACTGGGGATCGAGTGCGCCAACGGGCCGGTGGTGGAGGCGCCGTACGGATACGCGCACCACCCCGAGCCGGCGGACGCGTGCTACGTGCTGGCCGGGCACATCCATCCGTCCGTTACGCTGCGCGGGATCGGGCGGCAGAAGCAGCGGCTGGCCTGCTTTCACTTCGGGCCGCGGGTGGGCATTCTGCCCGCGTTCGGCGAGTTCACCGGCACCGCGGACGTGCCCGTCAGCGCGGGCGACCGCGTGTACGTGGTGGCGGGCGAGCACGTTCTGCTGATCGAATAG